The genomic DNA AAAACCACTCCGGCGATACGGGCCGCCGTCACGGTGCGGTGTGCGGCGTTGGGGTGCGTGTGTGGATGGGACTGTGCCGCTCCCGAAGCGATCCGCCCGGGCGGCCATGCAGAATCGCCTCGATTTCGGCGATAGCCGACAGTGCAATCGACTCGGGGGACTCGCCCCCCAGATCGAGTCCGATCGGTGCGTGCAGTCGCTGTTCCATTCGCGCCGTGATCTCGAGGCCCCCGGTCCGCAACGATTCCACCAGTTGTGCGGCCCGCTGGCGCGACCCCAGCACGCCGACATACCCCAGCGGTAGCGGCAACAGCCGCTCCAGCCATTCGGCGTCGATCGCAAATTGATGAGAGAGCAGCGCCACGGCGGTCCGTGAATCGCGCGATACGTGAGCGATCCCGTCGTCGGCCCGAGCCACAATCCGCGCTACCCGTTCCGGCAGCGAGACGGACTCCACCACAAATGGACGATGATCGACCAGCGTGACGCGCCATCCCAGTGTGTGCGCGATCGCGGCGAAGGCCTCCGCGCCTCGACCTGCACCGACGAGGACCAGCGACACCCGGCGGCACCAGCGGGTCGACCAGACAGCGCAGCGTCTTGTCGAATACCTGGACCGCACCCTGGGTCGGGTGCGCCGTAAGTCGCGCCGCATTCATCAGAGGGATGGCGGCATCGCGAAGCGCCGGCGCGCACGCGTGCCACTCGCCGGTGCCTCCAGCGGCCGTCTCCTCAAGCACGGTGATCAGCGCGCCTTCCTCGCGCGCATCGCGAATGGCACACGCCCGCTCCAACCACGACAAATCACCCAGCGGTTCCAGCAGCAGATGGGCGACACCGTCACACATCGCGCCAAATCCCCAAATGGCCTGCAGGTCGTCCCGGAGATCGTACGTGAGTCGCCGAGGCACCCCGATGCACACACGGCGGCGGCTGGGCGGCGACATCCCCTTCAGACAACCGCCGCTGACCGCTCCGGCTAGCAGCGCCCGTCCGCATCCACCAGAGACGCGCCCCGGCTGTCGATGAGGACCCGTCCACGGCGTGCAGCGTAGCCAGTGCCAGCGGCACCAGCGGCCGCGGTCGGCCCGGGCCCGTCGGGCCGCGCGCGTCAATTCATCGAGTCCCGACATGATGCAGGAAAGTATGGCAGGCACCCCCGCCGAAGGCGATAGCCGAAGGCGATAGCCGAAGGCGATAGCCGGGCCAGCCCGCAGGCTACGCGGTGCGTGAAAGCAAGCACCCACTTGCCAGCAAGCATGTACTTGCATTACCCTCTGAGCATGATCGAAGACCATCGACACCGGATTCTGCACGCCGCCGCCCGTGTGTATGCCCAGCACGGATGGCGCGGGGCGACTCCCACGCGCCGCATCGCTGAAGAGGCGGGCGTCAACGAAGTCACGATCTTTCGGCAGTTCGGCTCGAAGGATGCGCTGCTCGAGATCGCCATGCGGGAGTGCGCGCGTCTGGAACAGGATGCAACACTGCCCCACGAGCCCGCGCACCCGGAACGCGAGTTGTATCACTGGATTCATGCGCACCACGCCTCGTTGTCGAACATGCGGGACATCGTGCGCCAGATGATGAGCGAGGCGGCGGAGCGTCCGGAAACGGCGATCTGTGCGGCCGAGGGGCCCAGCAAGGGCGTTTGCCCAACTGCGGCAGTATGTCGTCCAGTTGCGGCGCCACGGATGGATCAGCGAGCCGGAAGAGACGCGTCGGTGATGTCCGCGGCGCCGTCACCATGCTCATGGGTGCCATCTTCGCGGACGCCATGAATCGGGAGATCATGCCGGCCATGTTCCCGCAAACGGTCGACGACTCCCTGCACGCGTACGTTCGCATCTTTCTGCGCGGTATCGGCGTGTCGTCGGAACCAACGCCGTCTGTCAAACGTACGCCTCGACGCCCTATCAGCATTTCCACTTCGACCGCCGAATGATGGCCAGATCCCTTTCCACCCTCGTGTTGCTGTCGCTCGCACTGTCACCGGTTGCCTTGCGTGCACAGTCCGGCAGTACGGCCGGCGCGCCAATGGTGCTCTCGTTGAACGATGCCATTCGGCTGGCCACGGGTACCAGCGAACAAGTCGCGCTGTCGCGGGCGGGCGAACAGCGCGCAGGGTCAGCAGCTGCAGGCGCGATCCGCCCTGTTGCCACAGGTGTCCAGCACGCTCAACTGGCAGAAGCAACTGCAGAATCAGTTTGCGGCCATCTCGAAGCGCGCCAGCAACGGCACAAATGGCGGAAGCTCGGAAAGTGACACGTCCGCCGCCGGCAATGCGACATCGTCCATCACGC from Gemmatimonadaceae bacterium includes the following:
- a CDS encoding XdhC family protein; its protein translation is MSLVLVGAGRGAEAFAAIAHTLGWRVTLVDHRPFVVESVSLPERVARIVARADDGIAHVSRDSRTAVALLSHQFAIDAEWLERLLPLPLGYVGVLGSRQRAAQLVESLRTGGLEITARMEQRLHAPIGLDLGGESPESIALSAIAEIEAILHGRPGGSLRERHSPIHTRTPTPHTAP
- a CDS encoding TetR/AcrR family transcriptional regulator — its product is MIEDHRHRILHAAARVYAQHGWRGATPTRRIAEEAGVNEVTIFRQFGSKDALLEIAMRECARLEQDATLPHEPAHPERELYHWIHAHHASLSNMRDIVRQMMSEAAERPETAICAAEGPSKGVCPTAAVCRPVAAPRMDQRAGRDASVMSAAPSPCSWVPSSRTP